Proteins encoded together in one Terriglobia bacterium window:
- the serA gene encoding phosphoglycerate dehydrogenase: MKILISDKISKLGIELLQREPEFQVDVKTDLSREMLMTAIREYDALIVRSATKVTNEVIEQAKNLKVIGRAGTGVDNVDVEAATRHGIAVMNTPAGNSTSVTEHAFALMLALARSIPNANASLKQGQWDKKSFLGSELKDKFLGIIGLGKIGVEVARRALAFKMRVMAYDPYVSERIAKDLTVALVPLEILLRESDYITLHLALSSATRGFIDSAKLKLMKPTARLINCARGEVVDEGALYEALAAGKIAGAALDVFAEEPPKNRKLLELSNLICTPHIGASTVEAQENVGIEIAAQVRTFLKSGVAQNAVNLPSLTLEEFHKLEPFLRLGERMGTFLASIVEGRVNEIGIRYYGELAQINTSIISNTIVKALLLPISDRVNAINARAVAEERGITVVESNSSRQRHFSNLISLKLRLTDGSGPMPQEAKRGRVLTPEGGGSTLAAPPETREEWVEGTVLLGPTGLLNESACRLVSVDGIDLEAPLRGTLLFFRNEDTPGVVGHIGTTLGRTHINIAGFALGRDENTHTAIGVVNIDDDVSREVLEDICHFPAIRFARVVKL; encoded by the coding sequence ATGAAGATTCTTATTAGTGACAAAATCTCCAAGCTCGGAATCGAGCTGCTCCAGCGCGAGCCGGAATTCCAGGTGGATGTAAAGACCGACCTCTCGCGGGAGATGCTGATGACCGCCATCCGCGAATATGATGCGCTCATCGTCCGCAGCGCAACCAAGGTGACGAACGAGGTCATCGAACAGGCGAAAAACCTCAAGGTGATCGGCCGCGCCGGCACGGGCGTCGACAATGTGGACGTCGAAGCGGCGACGCGCCATGGCATCGCAGTCATGAATACCCCCGCCGGCAACTCCACCAGCGTGACGGAACACGCCTTTGCCCTCATGCTCGCCCTGGCCCGCTCGATCCCCAACGCCAATGCCTCTCTGAAACAGGGCCAGTGGGACAAGAAATCATTTCTGGGCTCCGAACTCAAAGACAAGTTTCTGGGCATCATCGGGCTGGGAAAGATCGGCGTTGAGGTGGCCCGCCGCGCCCTCGCCTTCAAGATGCGTGTCATGGCTTACGATCCTTACGTGTCCGAGCGCATTGCCAAGGATCTGACGGTCGCCCTGGTCCCGTTGGAGATCCTGCTGCGGGAATCCGATTACATCACTTTGCATCTGGCGTTGAGTTCCGCCACTCGCGGGTTCATTGATTCAGCCAAGTTGAAACTGATGAAACCGACCGCGAGGCTCATTAACTGCGCCCGGGGCGAGGTGGTCGACGAAGGGGCGCTTTATGAGGCGCTGGCAGCCGGAAAAATTGCCGGCGCCGCCCTCGATGTCTTTGCCGAAGAACCCCCTAAGAACCGGAAACTGCTGGAGCTTTCCAACCTCATTTGCACCCCTCACATCGGCGCCTCCACGGTAGAAGCGCAGGAAAACGTGGGCATCGAAATCGCCGCACAGGTGCGCACCTTTTTGAAGTCGGGCGTGGCCCAGAATGCCGTCAACCTTCCTTCTTTGACCCTGGAGGAGTTTCATAAGCTGGAGCCATTTCTCCGCCTGGGCGAGCGCATGGGAACTTTTCTTGCTTCGATCGTGGAAGGCCGGGTGAACGAGATTGGGATCCGTTATTACGGGGAGCTGGCGCAAATCAACACGAGTATCATTTCAAATACCATCGTCAAAGCCTTGCTCTTGCCCATTTCAGACCGTGTAAATGCCATTAACGCCCGGGCCGTCGCGGAAGAGCGCGGGATCACCGTCGTGGAATCCAACAGCAGCCGGCAAAGACATTTCTCGAACCTTATTTCGCTGAAGCTGCGATTGACGGATGGTTCCGGTCCGATGCCGCAGGAAGCGAAACGCGGGAGGGTGCTGACCCCGGAGGGCGGAGGGAGCACCCTGGCCGCCCCACCTGAGACACGGGAGGAGTGGGTCGAAGGAACCGTCCTTCTCGGCCCGACGGGTCTGTTGAACGAATCGGCTTGCCGGCTTGTGTCGGTTGACGGGATCGACCTGGAAGCCCCTCTGCGCGGCACCCTGTTGTTCTTCAGGAACGAGGACACCCCGGGCGTGGTGGGGCACATCGGGACGACGCTGGGCCGAACCCATATCAATATTGCCGGTTTCGCGCTGGGGCGTGATGAGAATACTCATACGGCCATCGGGGTGGTCAACATCGATGATGACGTGTCCCGCGAAGTGCTGGAGGACATTTGTCATTTTCCGGCAATCCGATTCGCCCGTGTGGTGAAGTTGTAG
- a CDS encoding alanine--glyoxylate aminotransferase family protein: MFKTRIMTPGPTQLLPEAQAAMAGPIPHHRTEVFRKVFSETRTLLQNLFDTQNEVLIFASSGTGAMEGAMANLLSPGDRALIISAGKFGERWTSIARAYSINAEVISIPYGETVDPRNVEEHLKADPRIKAVFVQATESSTGVRHDIERLGAIVSGHPGTCLVVDAITGLGVMEVATDRWHLDIVIGGSQKATMLPPGLAFVSVSEKAWAMIRDSKSPRYYFDFQKERKSQTKGESAFTPAISLVIGLHAALNQIRSFGRDRLIANAALLAEASRAAVQALGLKLFARSSPSDALTTVCAPPGIDSGEIVKAFKDQFGTVLANGQGEMLGKIFRIAHLGYYDFYDAIATIACLEIILKERGVAIELGAGVRAAQEAFLNHPRP, encoded by the coding sequence ATGTTTAAGACGCGGATCATGACGCCGGGGCCGACGCAGTTGCTTCCCGAAGCGCAGGCGGCGATGGCGGGCCCGATCCCCCACCACCGCACGGAGGTCTTTCGAAAGGTTTTTTCTGAAACGCGAACCCTTCTCCAGAACCTCTTTGATACTCAAAATGAGGTGTTGATTTTTGCCTCCTCGGGCACGGGCGCGATGGAAGGGGCCATGGCCAACCTGCTCTCGCCCGGCGACCGGGCCCTGATCATTTCAGCGGGCAAGTTCGGAGAGCGCTGGACTTCCATCGCCCGGGCTTATTCAATCAACGCGGAGGTCATCTCCATCCCTTACGGTGAGACCGTCGATCCACGAAACGTCGAGGAGCATCTGAAAGCAGATCCTCGGATCAAGGCCGTCTTCGTGCAGGCCACCGAAAGCTCCACCGGCGTCCGCCACGACATTGAACGGCTGGGAGCGATCGTTTCCGGGCATCCCGGAACCTGTCTGGTGGTCGATGCCATCACCGGGCTGGGTGTGATGGAGGTGGCGACCGACCGCTGGCACCTGGACATCGTCATCGGCGGCAGTCAGAAGGCGACGATGTTGCCCCCCGGCCTCGCCTTTGTCAGCGTGAGCGAGAAGGCCTGGGCCATGATCCGGGATTCGAAATCGCCGCGCTATTATTTCGATTTCCAGAAGGAGCGAAAAAGTCAGACCAAGGGCGAGTCCGCTTTCACGCCCGCCATCTCGCTGGTGATCGGCCTCCACGCCGCCCTGAATCAAATCCGCTCTTTTGGTCGCGACCGATTGATTGCCAATGCCGCCCTGCTGGCTGAGGCCTCTCGCGCCGCGGTGCAAGCACTCGGTCTGAAATTGTTCGCCCGCTCGTCGCCGAGTGACGCCTTGACAACTGTTTGTGCCCCACCGGGGATCGACTCAGGCGAAATTGTGAAGGCCTTCAAGGATCAATTTGGGACCGTGCTCGCCAACGGGCAGGGCGAGATGCTAGGAAAGATTTTCCGCATCGCCCATCTCGGCTACTACGATTTCTATGATGCCATCGCCACCATCGCCTGCCTGGAAATCATCCTGAAAGAACGGGGTGTGGCGATCGAACTGGGAGCCGGCGTGCGAGCCGCACAGGAGGCGTTCCTCAATCACCCGCGGCCCTGA
- a CDS encoding outer membrane lipoprotein-sorting protein, translating into MHSGRLITHGTKVLLGLLLYLGLLFPGPAQVAAGQTKPRSGEGAKEKSWENDPAHVEEAKQWIARSIAAYGGDERLAAITDLSFASQSSGPQGQPVKFKVYYKDTDKFRSEVTGSDFFAMTIVNGTSAWLKSEQTLIELTAGDAEPLKISTQLQSQPFDIFDRLTKFWAEGERSLEGVRYLVIGTSGFLGKNFARGEISLDPQTFLIRRFEYEEEVETKQGRGVNRYDLRYEDYRAFGGIQFPTRVRSIQPGAASTTTFSDFKVNPGVPDSFFEKPK; encoded by the coding sequence ATGCACTCGGGTCGATTGATTACGCACGGCACAAAAGTGCTGCTTGGCCTTCTGCTGTACCTCGGCCTCCTTTTTCCCGGTCCGGCTCAGGTTGCCGCCGGGCAGACGAAACCGCGTTCCGGAGAAGGGGCGAAGGAGAAATCCTGGGAGAACGATCCCGCCCATGTCGAAGAGGCGAAGCAATGGATTGCCCGTTCTATCGCGGCGTATGGCGGAGACGAACGTCTGGCGGCGATCACGGACTTGAGTTTTGCGAGCCAGTCTTCGGGACCTCAGGGCCAGCCGGTTAAGTTCAAGGTGTATTACAAGGACACCGATAAGTTCCGAAGTGAGGTGACAGGTTCAGATTTTTTTGCCATGACGATTGTCAACGGCACGAGCGCCTGGCTGAAGAGTGAGCAGACCCTCATTGAATTAACGGCCGGCGATGCAGAACCTCTCAAGATTTCGACGCAATTACAATCACAGCCCTTTGATATCTTTGATCGGCTGACAAAATTCTGGGCGGAAGGGGAGAGGAGCCTCGAGGGCGTGCGCTATCTGGTCATCGGAACAAGCGGTTTTCTGGGGAAGAATTTTGCTCGCGGAGAGATCTCGCTGGACCCCCAGACTTTTCTGATCCGGCGTTTCGAGTACGAGGAAGAAGTGGAAACCAAACAGGGCCGGGGAGTGAACAGGTACGATTTGCGTTATGAGGACTACCGGGCCTTTGGCGGGATCCAGTTTCCGACGCGGGTTCGTTCCATCCAGCCGGGTGCCGCATCCACCACTACTTTCAGTGATTTTAAAGTCAACCCCGGAGTGCCTGACAGCTTCTTCGAAAAGCCGAAGTAG
- a CDS encoding energy transducer TonB, translating to MANLKQQKAVVEYLGSRLEALRNLPDSPEKSQHLKDLESEYESARQELTQLESLAGPQIELHEVPELKLTIIEPPSRWKSFKESLSILMKPSAPLPKELEGDESIGINKVFMDEEPWYKTLPDAIKGYFSNEKPDYHITAQPVEVPDIWADYKLSKASPVYSVVLHVVLLVLLIFIGRKLAAVVAPQVKQVAEIIFDSPYDKMVPPDAKKAGGGGGGGLRDPLPASKGKLPKLATEQLVPPTPKPPVEDPKLPAEPSVMVLAQLPKLNLPNYGDPLGQNGPLSAGPGSGGGIGSGTGHGVGSGSGPGVGPGEGGGSGGGPFSPGRGGVSMPQCVENCSLKPPYSEEGYKLKIQGTVLVQFVVRSNGSTDSFKVLRGLGYGLDEAAIETVRKWRFRPALKDARAVDCYAQVEVNFRLF from the coding sequence ATGGCCAATCTAAAACAGCAAAAAGCTGTAGTCGAGTATCTGGGTTCGCGACTGGAAGCCTTGCGCAATCTCCCGGACAGCCCTGAGAAATCGCAGCACCTGAAGGATTTGGAATCCGAATATGAAAGCGCACGCCAGGAACTAACTCAACTGGAAAGCCTGGCGGGGCCGCAAATCGAGTTGCATGAAGTCCCCGAGCTGAAACTTACCATAATCGAGCCCCCCTCACGATGGAAATCCTTTAAGGAAAGCCTCAGCATCTTGATGAAGCCCAGCGCCCCGTTGCCCAAGGAGTTAGAGGGGGACGAGTCGATTGGCATCAACAAAGTTTTCATGGACGAGGAGCCGTGGTATAAAACGCTTCCAGATGCCATCAAGGGATACTTCTCCAACGAGAAACCGGATTACCACATCACTGCCCAGCCGGTGGAGGTCCCCGACATCTGGGCGGACTACAAGCTAAGCAAAGCCTCCCCGGTTTATTCGGTGGTGTTGCATGTCGTTCTGCTTGTGCTTCTGATTTTCATTGGGAGAAAGCTCGCGGCAGTAGTCGCGCCCCAAGTCAAGCAGGTCGCCGAGATTATCTTCGACTCCCCCTATGACAAGATGGTCCCTCCGGATGCAAAGAAAGCCGGCGGAGGCGGAGGCGGCGGATTGCGCGATCCCTTGCCGGCGAGCAAGGGAAAACTGCCGAAGCTGGCCACGGAGCAACTGGTTCCACCCACCCCGAAGCCTCCCGTCGAGGATCCGAAACTTCCCGCTGAGCCCTCGGTGATGGTACTGGCACAGTTACCCAAGTTAAATCTCCCTAATTATGGAGACCCGCTGGGACAAAACGGACCGCTCTCTGCCGGCCCCGGTTCGGGAGGGGGAATTGGTTCAGGGACGGGACATGGAGTGGGTTCCGGAAGCGGTCCGGGGGTCGGGCCGGGCGAAGGCGGCGGCAGTGGTGGAGGTCCATTTTCACCCGGTCGTGGCGGGGTATCCATGCCGCAATGCGTGGAAAACTGCTCGCTGAAACCGCCCTATAGCGAGGAAGGCTACAAGCTCAAGATCCAGGGAACGGTGCTGGTGCAATTCGTGGTGCGCTCAAACGGCAGCACGGACAGCTTCAAAGTGCTTCGGGGCCTCGGTTACGGACTTGACGAGGCTGCCATTGAAACCGTCAGAAAATGGAGGTTCCGTCCCGCCTTGAAAGACGCTCGAGCGGTGGATTGTTACGCCCAGGTCGAGGTGAACTTCCGGCTGTTCTGA
- the galU gene encoding UTP--glucose-1-phosphate uridylyltransferase GalU codes for MSEAAKHNHSRIRKAVFPAAGLGTRFLPATKAQPKEMLPLVDKPIIQYVIEEAVASGMQNIIIVTGRGKNAIEDHFDVSYELERILEARGKTELLDQVRSISELIHVSYVRQKEALGLGHAILMTRELVGNEPFAVFLGDDIIESKTACMKQMMEVYDRLHGAVVALEEVPREQISRYGVIEGAQVDQGVNRRVFKVLNMVEKPPLESAPSNLAIIGRYILPPEIFDCLERTRAGAGGEIQLTDGLKELLNQQPIYGYQFEGKRYDAGDKLGFLKATVELALKRDDLGVPFREYLRSLKL; via the coding sequence TTGTCTGAAGCCGCCAAGCACAACCACTCACGCATTCGGAAGGCAGTTTTTCCTGCAGCCGGACTGGGCACGCGCTTTCTTCCGGCGACCAAGGCACAACCCAAAGAGATGTTGCCGCTCGTGGACAAGCCCATCATACAGTACGTCATCGAAGAGGCCGTGGCTTCCGGCATGCAAAACATCATCATTGTCACCGGCCGCGGCAAGAACGCCATTGAAGATCATTTTGATGTGTCGTATGAGTTGGAGAGGATTTTGGAGGCGCGCGGAAAGACGGAGTTGCTCGACCAGGTCCGCTCCATTTCCGAACTCATTCATGTTTCTTACGTTCGACAGAAAGAGGCGCTTGGCCTGGGGCACGCGATCCTCATGACCCGCGAACTGGTGGGGAATGAGCCCTTCGCGGTGTTTCTCGGCGACGACATCATTGAATCCAAAACGGCTTGCATGAAGCAAATGATGGAGGTGTATGACCGGCTCCATGGTGCGGTCGTGGCCCTCGAAGAAGTCCCCCGGGAGCAGATCTCGCGCTATGGCGTGATCGAGGGCGCCCAGGTCGACCAGGGAGTGAACCGCCGGGTCTTCAAGGTCCTGAACATGGTGGAGAAGCCTCCCCTTGAGTCCGCGCCATCCAACCTCGCCATCATCGGCCGATACATTCTGCCACCGGAAATTTTTGATTGCCTGGAAAGAACGCGGGCCGGCGCCGGAGGCGAAATCCAGCTCACTGACGGGTTGAAGGAGTTGCTGAACCAGCAACCCATCTATGGATATCAGTTTGAAGGGAAGCGGTATGATGCCGGCGACAAACTAGGGTTTCTCAAGGCGACGGTGGAGCTGGCCCTGAAACGGGACGACCTCGGTGTCCCCTTCCGCGAGTACTTGCGGTCGCTCAAATTGTAA